Proteins encoded by one window of Planktothrix serta PCC 8927:
- the acs gene encoding acetate--CoA ligase, translating into MSQPTIESILQENRLFQPTPEFSQNAHIKSLEEYKQLYEKAKANPEAFWAELAETELHWFQKWDQVLDWQPPFAKWFVNGKINISYNCLDRHLTTWRKNKAALIWEGEPGDTRTLTYFQLHREVCQMANVLKQLGVQKGDRVGIYMPMIPEAAIAMLACARIGAPHTVVFGGFSGEALKDRLVDAKAKLVITADGGWRKDAIVPLKEQVDKAIEAGANSVENVLVVQRTAQKINMEPGRDHWWHDLRQGVSADCPAEPMDSEDMLFILYTSGTTGQPKGVVHTTGGYNLYTHITNKWAFDLQDTDVYWCTADVGWITGHSYIVYGPLSNGATTLMYEGAPRTSNPGCFWDVVEKYGVTIFYTAPTAIRAFMKMGEHHPKSRNLSSLRLLGTVGEPINPEAWMWYQRVIGNGKCPIVDTWWQTETGGFMITPLPGATPTKPGSATFPFPGILADIVDTEGNPVTDDSGGYLVVRYPWPGMMRTVYGDPDRFRRTYWEYLKPKEGSYLYFAGDGAHQDREGYFWVMGRVDDVINVSGHRLGTMEIESALVSHPAVAEAAVVGKPDEIKGEDIVAFVTLEEGKEASDELAQELKKHVVSEIGALARPGEIRFTDDLPKTRSGKIMRRLLRSLASGQEITGDTSTLQDRSVLEKLRGGA; encoded by the coding sequence ATGTCACAACCTACGATAGAATCCATTTTGCAAGAAAATCGGTTATTTCAACCGACACCAGAGTTTTCCCAGAATGCTCATATTAAAAGCTTAGAAGAGTATAAACAACTCTATGAAAAAGCCAAAGCCAACCCGGAAGCGTTCTGGGCAGAATTAGCGGAAACAGAACTGCATTGGTTTCAAAAATGGGATCAAGTGTTAGACTGGCAGCCGCCCTTTGCCAAATGGTTTGTTAATGGCAAAATTAACATTTCTTATAATTGTTTAGATCGGCATTTAACCACCTGGCGGAAAAATAAAGCTGCCTTAATTTGGGAAGGAGAACCGGGTGATACTCGAACTTTAACCTACTTTCAACTGCATCGGGAAGTTTGTCAAATGGCAAATGTTCTCAAACAGTTAGGCGTTCAAAAAGGCGATCGCGTTGGCATTTATATGCCCATGATACCCGAAGCCGCCATCGCCATGTTAGCCTGTGCCCGAATTGGTGCACCCCATACCGTTGTGTTTGGGGGGTTTAGTGGAGAAGCCCTCAAAGATCGGTTAGTGGATGCTAAAGCTAAACTGGTGATTACCGCCGATGGGGGCTGGCGAAAAGATGCCATTGTGCCCTTAAAAGAACAAGTTGATAAAGCTATTGAAGCCGGAGCGAATAGCGTTGAAAACGTTTTAGTGGTACAAAGAACCGCCCAAAAAATTAATATGGAACCAGGACGAGATCATTGGTGGCATGATCTCAGACAAGGGGTTTCTGCCGACTGTCCCGCCGAACCGATGGATAGTGAGGATATGCTGTTCATCCTCTACACCAGCGGCACCACAGGTCAACCCAAGGGCGTTGTTCACACCACAGGTGGCTATAACCTTTACACCCACATTACCAATAAATGGGCGTTTGATCTCCAAGACACCGATGTCTATTGGTGTACAGCCGATGTCGGTTGGATCACCGGACACAGTTATATTGTCTATGGGCCGTTATCCAATGGGGCGACAACCTTAATGTATGAAGGAGCGCCGCGTACCTCTAACCCCGGTTGTTTCTGGGATGTGGTGGAAAAATACGGAGTGACAATATTCTATACCGCCCCAACGGCAATTCGGGCGTTTATGAAAATGGGTGAACATCATCCCAAGTCGCGGAATTTATCGTCTCTGCGCCTATTAGGAACCGTTGGAGAACCCATTAACCCGGAAGCTTGGATGTGGTATCAACGAGTCATTGGTAACGGGAAATGCCCCATTGTCGATACTTGGTGGCAAACTGAAACCGGAGGGTTTATGATCACACCCTTACCCGGTGCGACTCCGACCAAACCCGGTTCGGCGACTTTTCCCTTCCCTGGGATTTTAGCGGATATTGTGGATACGGAAGGAAACCCCGTCACCGATGACAGTGGTGGGTATTTGGTGGTGCGTTATCCCTGGCCGGGAATGATGCGGACGGTGTATGGTGATCCCGATCGCTTCCGCCGCACCTATTGGGAATATTTGAAACCCAAGGAGGGCAGTTACCTCTATTTTGCGGGGGATGGCGCCCATCAAGACCGGGAAGGCTATTTCTGGGTTATGGGTCGAGTGGATGACGTGATCAATGTGTCGGGACACCGTTTAGGGACGATGGAAATTGAGTCGGCGTTAGTGTCCCATCCGGCGGTGGCTGAGGCGGCGGTGGTCGGGAAACCCGATGAAATTAAGGGTGAGGATATTGTGGCGTTTGTGACCTTGGAGGAAGGGAAAGAAGCGTCCGATGAGTTAGCGCAGGAACTTAAGAAGCACGTTGTCAGCGAAATTGGGGCTTTAGCTCGTCCTGGGGAAATTCGGTTTACGGATGATTTGCCTAAAACCCGGTCTGGGAAGATTATGCGGCGCTTATTGCGATCGCTCGCATCCGGTCAGGAAATTACCGGAGATACCTCTACGTTACAGGATCGCAGTGTATTAGAAAAATTGCGGGGTGGCGCGTAA
- a CDS encoding serine/threonine-protein kinase has product MEMIGQLLDRRYRIVQVLSSGAFGQTYLAADTRRPGHPQCVVKQLRPPSNNSNVLKTALRLFRQEAEILERLGRHDQIPQLLAYFEDHNQFYLVEEFVSGHPLMKELVPGSPWSEERVILLIEDILEILVFVHENLVIHRDVNPSNLIRRKSDEKLVLIDFGSVKEASTRLAEGNGQGLRTIATGTPSYMPIEQFQGHPQYNSDIYAVGMIAIQAITGLEASDLPKLQDPSLSNSGELNWRNYAKVSTGLAQVIDKMVHPYYSKRYLTVIDVLDDLRKATGRSGFNINKLKNFPAYPEEKAPIPWGKIVAIAATGLVGLFVIFGLIQVLNQPDPIKAENAFKKGIEKAEKDDLKGALRAFNQAIKFNPTNPEIYHKRANTYYDLKEYDQALADYTKAIELNPNYTNAYFNRGLTRYDLNDLSGALADFNQVIKQQPQDGDAFYKRGLIYYDREDYESAIQDYNTVLRLQPGQAKAYRARGTARVKSGNLQAGMADYTEAIRLEPKNPAGYYDRGRSRFHLGDYQGALADYNTVLQLDPNNAEAYANRCSVNINLWDYNQAITDCTEAINRTPNDVAYNNRCIAYLNLKDYPKAIADCSKAIEIKGDDYKAYSNRGLARFAAQDYPGAIVDYTSGININPNDAEAYGNRAQVYVKMKNYDQAIADYAQAIRLKSNYAGAYYGRGLIRVEIGDKSGAISDFEQAGKLYLEQGLTGGYKDAQFQIKRLE; this is encoded by the coding sequence ATGGAAATGATTGGTCAACTGTTAGATCGAAGATACCGAATTGTGCAAGTCTTAAGTTCGGGGGCGTTTGGACAAACCTATCTCGCCGCCGATACTCGTCGCCCTGGTCATCCTCAATGTGTGGTCAAACAATTACGTCCGCCGAGTAATAATTCTAATGTGTTAAAAACGGCGTTGCGGTTATTTCGTCAAGAAGCAGAAATCTTAGAACGCTTAGGACGACATGATCAAATTCCACAATTATTAGCTTATTTTGAAGATCATAATCAATTTTATTTAGTCGAAGAATTTGTAAGTGGACATCCGTTGATGAAAGAGTTAGTTCCGGGGAGTCCTTGGTCAGAAGAACGAGTGATTTTGTTAATCGAAGATATTTTAGAAATTTTGGTTTTTGTTCATGAAAACTTAGTGATTCATCGAGATGTAAATCCCTCTAATCTAATTCGTCGTAAATCTGATGAAAAATTAGTATTAATTGATTTTGGTTCCGTCAAAGAAGCGAGTACCCGACTAGCAGAGGGTAATGGACAAGGGTTGAGAACAATTGCAACGGGAACTCCTTCTTATATGCCCATTGAACAGTTCCAAGGTCATCCCCAATATAATAGCGATATTTATGCTGTTGGCATGATTGCCATTCAAGCAATTACAGGTTTAGAAGCTTCAGATTTGCCTAAATTACAAGATCCGAGTTTATCAAATAGCGGAGAACTGAATTGGCGAAATTATGCTAAAGTCAGTACGGGATTAGCCCAAGTTATTGATAAGATGGTACATCCTTATTATAGCAAACGTTATCTAACTGTAATCGATGTTTTAGATGATTTAAGAAAGGCAACGGGACGTTCAGGATTTAATATTAATAAGTTAAAAAACTTTCCCGCTTACCCGGAAGAAAAAGCCCCGATTCCCTGGGGTAAAATTGTTGCGATCGCGGCTACAGGATTAGTGGGATTATTCGTAATTTTTGGATTGATCCAAGTTTTAAATCAACCCGATCCGATTAAAGCTGAAAATGCCTTTAAAAAAGGCATAGAAAAAGCCGAAAAAGATGATCTAAAAGGTGCACTTCGAGCCTTTAATCAAGCGATTAAATTCAATCCAACTAATCCCGAAATCTATCATAAACGCGCCAATACCTATTATGATTTGAAGGAATATGATCAAGCCTTAGCAGATTATACAAAAGCCATTGAATTGAATCCTAACTATACCAATGCCTATTTTAATCGGGGTTTAACTCGGTATGATCTGAATGATTTATCAGGGGCTTTAGCGGATTTTAATCAAGTGATTAAACAACAACCTCAAGACGGAGATGCCTTCTATAAACGGGGTTTAATCTATTATGATCGGGAAGATTATGAAAGTGCCATTCAGGATTATAATACCGTTTTAAGACTACAACCTGGACAAGCTAAAGCTTATCGTGCTAGAGGAACTGCACGGGTAAAATCCGGGAATTTACAAGCAGGAATGGCAGATTATACCGAAGCCATTCGCCTCGAACCCAAAAATCCAGCCGGATATTATGATCGAGGTCGATCAAGATTTCATTTAGGCGATTATCAAGGGGCTTTAGCGGATTATAATACTGTACTTCAACTCGATCCCAATAATGCTGAAGCCTACGCTAATCGCTGTAGTGTTAATATCAATTTATGGGATTATAATCAAGCCATTACAGATTGCACAGAAGCGATTAATCGTACTCCCAATGACGTTGCCTATAATAACCGTTGTATTGCCTATTTGAACCTCAAAGATTATCCCAAAGCCATCGCAGATTGCTCAAAAGCCATTGAAATTAAAGGAGATGATTATAAAGCCTATAGTAATCGAGGATTAGCCCGTTTTGCCGCCCAGGATTATCCAGGAGCAATTGTTGATTATACCAGTGGGATTAATATTAATCCTAACGATGCCGAAGCCTACGGAAATCGCGCCCAAGTCTATGTTAAAATGAAAAATTATGATCAAGCGATCGCCGATTATGCCCAAGCCATTCGTCTGAAATCCAATTATGCAGGTGCTTATTATGGACGGGGATTAATTCGGGTTGAAATCGGCGATAAAAGTGGTGCGATTAGTGATTTTGAACAGGCTGGAAAACTCTATTTAGAACAAGGCTTAACAGGGGGTTATAAAGATGCCCAGTTCCAAATTAAACGCCTGGAATAA
- a CDS encoding shikimate dehydrogenase, whose translation MIKGTTKLLGVIGYPIEHSLSPVMHNAAIAHLGVDYVYLPFAISPSDLKTAIAGFTAIGIQGFNVTIPHKQAILPYLSEITTLAQAVGAVNTVWCTHNGWSGTNTDVVGFLTPLQVYHQHWDDKVAVILGYGGAARAVVAGCVELGITEIYVVGRNPQKLEAFQHSWITSPLAVSVKTCAWEQLSTLLPQADLLVNATPIGMYPHIEESPVDGSVMDKIKLGAIAYDLIYIPRTTEFLNLAAARGAMILNGLPMLVHQGAAALQLWLQQPVPIEIMRQSLQQHLES comes from the coding sequence ATCATTAAAGGAACAACAAAACTCTTAGGGGTAATCGGTTATCCGATTGAACATTCTCTTTCTCCGGTGATGCACAACGCCGCCATCGCCCATTTGGGAGTCGATTATGTTTACCTGCCTTTTGCGATTTCCCCCAGCGATTTAAAAACGGCAATTGCCGGATTTACTGCTATTGGAATTCAGGGATTTAATGTTACGATTCCTCACAAACAGGCGATTTTACCCTACTTATCGGAAATCACCACCTTAGCCCAGGCTGTGGGGGCTGTTAATACGGTTTGGTGTACTCATAACGGTTGGAGTGGTACTAATACGGATGTTGTGGGTTTTCTTACCCCTTTACAGGTGTATCATCAACACTGGGATGATAAAGTTGCGGTGATTTTGGGATATGGGGGGGCGGCGAGGGCTGTTGTCGCCGGATGTGTAGAATTAGGGATAACTGAAATTTATGTTGTTGGCCGTAACCCCCAGAAATTAGAAGCCTTTCAACACAGTTGGATCACGTCTCCTTTAGCCGTTTCCGTCAAAACCTGTGCTTGGGAACAATTATCGACTTTGCTTCCTCAAGCGGACTTGCTAGTGAATGCGACGCCGATCGGAATGTACCCCCATATTGAGGAATCTCCCGTGGATGGGTCGGTGATGGACAAGATTAAATTGGGTGCGATCGCCTACGATTTAATTTATATTCCTCGAACGACAGAATTTCTGAATTTAGCCGCCGCTAGAGGTGCGATGATTTTAAATGGACTGCCCATGTTAGTACACCAGGGTGCCGCCGCCTTACAATTGTGGTTACAGCAACCTGTTCCTATCGAGATCATGCGTCAGTCTCTACAACAACATTTAGAATCATAA
- a CDS encoding AAA family ATPase: protein MEIKRVTLNNVGPFGTVEIPLAPTEKNPSNVTVFVGNNGTGKTSILEALATSLSWFIARLRTEKGNGSPIPEDVILNVANGAAIEIDICDSLGALAHQNEREISDRFHWTIAKTRKGRKSQYASNLNNCTRLANYYRNALTHDDKTSLPLIAFYPVERSVIDIPLKIRTRHTFLQLDGYDNALSQGVDFRRFFEWFREREDTENESGISEDVLSELRARFGTNSDVWQQLKQLQASAKDRQLTAVRTAIRHFMPQMDNLRVHRKPRLYMAIDKNGETLNVTQLSQGEKSLMALVGDIARRLAMLNPALDNPLTGDGIVLIDEVDLHLHPSWQRSLCDRLIATFPRCQFVLTTHSPLVISDCKNVLVYILTDGKLQELPSQYGQDANTVLLDVMNTSIRNEEIDSRLNDLLDAIQDSNPVKAQQLLAELTSELPANHLELIKAKLLLRKQELRHANH from the coding sequence ATGGAAATCAAACGGGTTACTTTAAATAATGTCGGGCCATTTGGAACCGTAGAAATTCCCCTAGCCCCCACCGAGAAAAATCCTAGTAACGTCACCGTCTTTGTCGGTAACAACGGCACTGGCAAAACATCGATACTGGAAGCCTTAGCCACTTCCCTTAGTTGGTTTATTGCCCGTTTACGCACAGAAAAAGGCAACGGCAGCCCGATTCCCGAAGATGTCATCCTCAATGTCGCGAATGGTGCTGCTATAGAAATAGATATCTGTGACTCCCTTGGGGCATTAGCTCATCAAAATGAACGCGAGATAAGTGATCGCTTTCATTGGACTATAGCCAAAACCCGGAAAGGGCGTAAATCCCAATACGCCAGTAACCTAAACAACTGCACCCGACTCGCTAATTATTACCGTAATGCCCTTACCCACGATGACAAAACCAGCCTGCCCCTGATTGCGTTTTATCCTGTCGAGCGCAGCGTAATCGATATTCCGCTAAAAATCAGGACTAGACATACCTTCTTGCAACTGGATGGTTACGACAACGCCCTCAGCCAAGGCGTTGACTTCCGCCGCTTTTTTGAATGGTTTCGGGAACGGGAAGATACAGAAAATGAATCGGGCATTTCTGAAGATGTCTTGAGTGAACTAAGAGCACGATTTGGTACAAATTCAGACGTATGGCAACAATTAAAACAACTACAGGCCTCAGCCAAAGATCGACAATTAACCGCAGTTCGCACTGCCATTCGTCATTTTATGCCCCAAATGGATAATCTCAGAGTCCACCGTAAACCTCGCCTCTATATGGCGATTGATAAAAACGGTGAAACCCTTAATGTTACCCAACTTTCCCAAGGGGAAAAATCCCTCATGGCTCTCGTCGGTGATATCGCTCGCCGTTTAGCCATGCTAAACCCCGCCCTAGATAACCCCCTAACCGGTGATGGCATTGTCTTGATTGATGAAGTAGATCTACACCTGCATCCTTCTTGGCAACGGAGCCTATGTGATCGCCTAATCGCAACTTTCCCCCGTTGCCAATTTGTGCTGACCACCCATTCGCCTCTGGTGATCAGTGACTGTAAGAATGTTTTGGTTTACATCTTAACCGATGGTAAATTACAAGAACTACCATCCCAATATGGGCAAGATGCAAATACCGTCTTACTAGATGTCATGAATACCAGCATCCGTAACGAAGAAATTGACAGCAGGCTTAACGATTTGCTCGATGCTATCCAAGACTCAAACCCAGTCAAAGCCCAACAATTACTAGCAGAATTAACCTCTGAACTACCTGCTAATCATCTCGAACTAATTAAGGCTAAACTATTACTTCGTAAACAAGAATTACGTCATGCGAACCATTAG
- a CDS encoding HNH endonuclease family protein: protein MRTISKGTEPPSLRDWKRKKTNGHYEDLDADIRRDIREYALKEQFYLCAYCCQKIEDIDACHNEHIEAQKLNPQRSLDFTNIVGSCNTHNQCGNAHKSQELPLTPLMAECETELRFKISGRVEGLSDRATTTIQVLNLGDKEINNRALIEKRKQLSNTLLWKNGINPDQGLEDEELLKVLIDELGQPQEGQLDAFAPVVINILQNWLQLSIAQRQNSK from the coding sequence ATGCGAACCATTAGTAAAGGAACAGAACCGCCTAGTTTGAGAGATTGGAAACGGAAAAAAACAAATGGGCATTACGAAGATTTAGACGCAGATATTCGTCGAGATATTCGAGAGTATGCCTTAAAAGAACAATTCTACCTTTGCGCTTATTGCTGCCAGAAAATTGAAGATATTGACGCTTGCCATAATGAGCATATAGAAGCTCAAAAACTGAATCCTCAACGATCTCTCGATTTTACAAATATTGTTGGGAGTTGTAACACCCACAATCAATGCGGCAATGCCCATAAATCCCAAGAATTACCCCTCACCCCCTTGATGGCGGAATGTGAAACAGAACTTCGATTTAAAATTAGTGGTCGGGTAGAGGGATTGAGCGATCGAGCAACCACCACGATTCAAGTCTTAAATCTGGGAGACAAGGAAATAAATAACCGTGCCCTGATCGAAAAACGCAAGCAATTGTCCAACACCTTGTTATGGAAAAACGGTATAAATCCCGACCAAGGGCTAGAGGACGAAGAACTCTTGAAAGTCTTGATCGACGAACTAGGACAACCCCAAGAGGGTCAACTGGATGCCTTTGCTCCAGTAGTAATCAATATCTTGCAGAATTGGCTTCAATTGTCAATAGCTCAAAGGCAGAATTCTAAATAG